The genomic DNA TCGGGCTGGAGGTGATCCTCAGGATCGGGCCGTGGTGCCACGGCGAGGTCCGCAACGGCGGCCTGCCGGACTGGGTGACGCACGCCGGCTACCGGACGCGCACCGACGACCCGGCGTACCTGGCGGACGTGCGGACCTGGTTCGGCCACGTGGGCCGGCAGGCGGGCCCGCTGTGCGGGCCGGACGGGCCGGTCATCGGCATCCAGCTCGACAACGAACTGTACGACCAGCCCGGCCACCTGCGCACGCTCAAGGGGATCGCCCGCGCGTGCGGCCTGTCGGCCCCGCTGTGGACGGCCACCGCGTGGGGCGGCGCCGACCTGCCCGCCGGCGACGTCTTCCCGCTCTACGGCGGCTACGGCGACGGGTTCTGGGTGGACACCGGCGAAGGCTGGGACGACACGTTCCGGGCGCACTTCTTCTTCTCCCACCAGTGGGACGACCCGGGCATCGGCCGGGACCTGGCCGGCTCCCCCGGCCTCGCCGGCACCCTGCACCCGGACTTCCCGCCGGCGACCTGCGAGCTGGGCGGCGGCATGGCCGGCGCCTACCACCGCCGCCCGCTGCCGTCGGGCGCCGACGTGGCCTCGGTGGCGCTGGCCAAGCTCGGCAGCGGCTCGGCCTGGCAGGGCTACTACATGTACGCGGGCGGCGCCAACCCGCGGCCCGGGCTGCGGGAGTCGCAGGCCATCGGCTACCCCAACGACCTGCCGGTCCTCGACTACGACTTCAACGCGCCGATCGGCGCCCAGTTGCAGACCCGTGACTCCTTCCACCTGCTGCGCGCCCAGCACCTGTTCCTCGCCGCGTTCGGGGACCGGCTGGCGGCGATGAACGCCACCATCCCCACCGCCGGCCCGTCCGGTCTGCCAGGTCTGCCCGACGTGCGGGACCGCGCGTCGCTGCGGTGGTCGCTGCGCTCGGACGGGCGCTCCGGGTTCGTGTTCGTCAACGGCCACCAGCCGTACGAGCCGCTGCCGGAGCACCGGGACGTGCGCTTCGAGGTGGAACTGGCGGCGGCCCGCGTCCGCTTCCCGCACCGCCCGGTCACCATCCCGTCCGGGGCGATGCTGTGGTGGCCGGTCAACCTGGACGTCGCGGGCGTCACGATCGCCTGGGCGACGCTCGTCCCGCTCACCGTGCTGGACGTGCCGGGCGACGATCCCGTCCTCGTGCTGGCCAGGACGGGCGGCGTGCCGGGCCACCTGGCCGTCCCGGCGGGCCACCGGGTGTGCGGGCACACCGCCCTCGATCATGACGGTGAGCTGGTCCTGGAGGACGTGCCCGCGTCCCGCGCGCTCGTCACGGTGGAGGCGCCCTCCGGGGACCGCCTGCGGCTGCTGGTGCTCGACGAGGCGGAGGCCCTGCGCGCCTGGTCGCCCGTGGTGGGCGGGATCCGCAGGCTCGTCCTGTCCGACGCCGACATCGTCTCCGACGGCGGGACTCTGGTGGCCGTCACCGCCGGGGGCCCCGCCACGGTCGAGGTCTGTCCACCCCTCCGCGCCCCCGCCCCCGGGTCGCTCTTCGGGCGGTACGAGGTGGGCCTGCCGCAGGAGCCCGTGCCCGTCTCGATCGTCCAGACCGCCGAGGCGTCCGCGCCGCCCGCCCGGCCCGTCACCGTGCCCGGCCGGGCGTCGGCTCCCGACCAGGAGACGTTCCTCGCCCACGCGGCCCGCTACACGCTCACCGTCCCGGCCAGGGCGGCCGGTGACCGGTCGTTGCTGCGGGTCGAGCTCGTGGGGGACGTGGCGGTCGCCCGCACCGGCGACCGCACCCAGGACCTGTGGGACATCGACGTCACCCCGGCGCAGGACGGCGAGCCGGTCGAGGTCGAGATCCTGATCCATCCCATCGACGCCGGGACGCCGGTGTGGCTGCCCCCGGCCGCCGAGAAGGTCAGGTCGGGCCTGGCCGGGCCGATGGCCCGGATCACCTCCGCCACGGTGATCGACTACCGTTCGATCCGGCTACCGTCGTGACGTTCCCGCACGCCCCCGGCCCGACTACCGTCGTGACGTTCCCGCACGCCCTCGGCCCGGTTTCCGGCGTGACGTATTGCGCCCCGCTCCCCCTCGGGGCCTTCACCAGCGCCCTGCGGTCCGTGCCCCCGGGCCTCGGGGGGCGGGCCGAAGCGCCGGCGGTAGGCCGTCGGCGTCAGCCCCGTCTGCCGTCGTAGCCGGGTCCGCAGGTTGGCGGCGGTCCCGAGCCCGGTGAGCCGCGCCACCCGGTCGAGCCCCTGCTCGCCCCGCTCGATGAGCCGGCAGGCCAGCACCACGCGTTCCGTCGTGAGCCAGGCCAGCGGGGTGGTGCCGAGCTGGGCCGCGAACCGCCGGTGCAGCGTGGCGGGGCTGACCGCCGCCTGGGCGGCGAGGTCGGCGACGGTCAGCGGCCGGTCCAGCCGTTCCTGCGCCCAGGCGAGCAACGGCGCCAGCGACGTGTCCGGGGCGTCCGGGACGGGACGCTCGATGAACTGGCGCTGGCCGCCGTCCCGGTGCGCCGCGAACACCAGCCGCCGGCTCACCGCGTTGACCACGTCGGCGCCGTGGTCGCGGCGGATCAGGTGGAGGCCGAGGTCCAGCGCGGCGGCGCTGCCCGCCGCGGTCAGCACGTCGCCGTCGTCCACGAACAGCACGTCCGGTTCGAGCCGGACGCCCGGGTGGCGGGCGGCGAACGTGTCCGCCCAGCGCCAGTGCGTGGTCGCCCGGCGACCGTCGAGGACCCCCGCCTCGGCCAGCACGAAGGCTCCGGTGCAGAAGCTCACCAGCCGGGCGCCGCGCCCCGCGCTGCGGCGGACGGCGTCCAGGACGGCCTGGGGCGGCCGCACCAGCGGGTCGGGCCGGTTCGGCACGATCACGGTGTCGGCGTCGTCGACCGCCTCCAGCCCGTTCACCCCGGACAGCGTGAACAGCCCGGCGTGCATGCGCAGGGCGGGCGCCGCGGCGCTGAGCGTGAAGTCGTACCAGGGCCGGTCCAGCTCGGGCCGCCGCAGCCCGAACAGTTCCGTCGCCACGCCCATCTCGAACGGGTTGGACCCCTCGTCGACGATCATCGTCACCCGGTGCGGGCGGTTCGCAGTGCTCTGCGAGGATTCGCGCGACATGTGCGATTCCTAGCACTCACGCCGTCCTGGCGCCACCCGCCACGATGAACGCATGACCAATGAGCCGATCTCCCTGCGGGCCGCGCTGGCCCGGTTCGACCGCTTGTGGAGCCCGCGGATCGTCACCCGGGTGAACGACTACGACGTCCGGATCGCCAAGGTGGCCGGTGAACACGTCTGGCACGCCCACGCGGACACCGACGAGTTCTTCCTGGTGCTGGCGGGCGAGCTGACGATCGCCCTGCGCGACGGCGGCGCCATCGGCGAGGGCGCCGCCGCCGGTGGGGGCACCGGTCCGGGCGAGCGTGCCGTCACACTGGCGCAGGGCGAGGTGT from Nonomuraea muscovyensis includes the following:
- a CDS encoding beta-galactosidase, which encodes MIHHVRHTPWDRPETRPAMAGTEDPRPGLALTSRSLLRDGRPWIPVTGELHYSRVPRSRWRDALLLMRAGGVTIVSTYVFWIHHQERREREPVFGGDLDLAAFVRLAQDVGLEVILRIGPWCHGEVRNGGLPDWVTHAGYRTRTDDPAYLADVRTWFGHVGRQAGPLCGPDGPVIGIQLDNELYDQPGHLRTLKGIARACGLSAPLWTATAWGGADLPAGDVFPLYGGYGDGFWVDTGEGWDDTFRAHFFFSHQWDDPGIGRDLAGSPGLAGTLHPDFPPATCELGGGMAGAYHRRPLPSGADVASVALAKLGSGSAWQGYYMYAGGANPRPGLRESQAIGYPNDLPVLDYDFNAPIGAQLQTRDSFHLLRAQHLFLAAFGDRLAAMNATIPTAGPSGLPGLPDVRDRASLRWSLRSDGRSGFVFVNGHQPYEPLPEHRDVRFEVELAAARVRFPHRPVTIPSGAMLWWPVNLDVAGVTIAWATLVPLTVLDVPGDDPVLVLARTGGVPGHLAVPAGHRVCGHTALDHDGELVLEDVPASRALVTVEAPSGDRLRLLVLDEAEALRAWSPVVGGIRRLVLSDADIVSDGGTLVAVTAGGPATVEVCPPLRAPAPGSLFGRYEVGLPQEPVPVSIVQTAEASAPPARPVTVPGRASAPDQETFLAHAARYTLTVPARAAGDRSLLRVELVGDVAVARTGDRTQDLWDIDVTPAQDGEPVEVEILIHPIDAGTPVWLPPAAEKVRSGLAGPMARITSATVIDYRSIRLPS
- a CDS encoding helix-turn-helix domain-containing protein, producing MSRESSQSTANRPHRVTMIVDEGSNPFEMGVATELFGLRRPELDRPWYDFTLSAAAPALRMHAGLFTLSGVNGLEAVDDADTVIVPNRPDPLVRPPQAVLDAVRRSAGRGARLVSFCTGAFVLAEAGVLDGRRATTHWRWADTFAARHPGVRLEPDVLFVDDGDVLTAAGSAAALDLGLHLIRRDHGADVVNAVSRRLVFAAHRDGGQRQFIERPVPDAPDTSLAPLLAWAQERLDRPLTVADLAAQAAVSPATLHRRFAAQLGTTPLAWLTTERVVLACRLIERGEQGLDRVARLTGLGTAANLRTRLRRQTGLTPTAYRRRFGPPPEARGHGPQGAGEGPEGERGAIRHAGNRAEGVRERHDGSRAGGVRERHDGSRIER
- a CDS encoding cupin domain-containing protein, whose translation is MTNEPISLRAALARFDRLWSPRIVTRVNDYDVRIAKVAGEHVWHAHADTDEFFLVLAGELTIALRDGGAIGEGAAAGGGTGPGERAVTLAQGEVFVVPRGVEHRPSSAAGASILMFEPTGTLSVGDRHDHLPDHLDATTGHSLA